One window of Botrimarina mediterranea genomic DNA carries:
- a CDS encoding aldehyde dehydrogenase family protein, producing the protein MLKDKYPFYLANKPESPNADLEVTDKFTGKVATHVAMASASDIDRGIAAAVEATEPMRLMRPYERQAVLYHCVERFKQRADEMAMALCIEAGKPIKDSRGEVSRLIDTFRIAAEESVRVDGEIPNLEISARAKGYRGFVQRVPIGPCSFISPFNFPLNLAAHKVAPALAVGCPFVLKPASRTPIGAIVIGEILAETDLPPGAFSILPCHRDGADLFTTDDRLKLLSFTGSPDVGWDLKARAGKKPVILELGGNAACIVDEDANLEDAVARLVIGAFYQSGQSCIGVQRILAHEKIYDTLKDKLVAATKKLIAGDPKDEDTFIGPMISEGEAKRLDGWIQSAVKAGGKVLCGGKRDGAMLEATLLEDVPADQDLCTEEAFGPVAILSKFSSFDDALAQTNDSKFGLQAGIFTRDWYKIQQAWDTLEVGGVVIGDVPSWRVDNMPYGGVKDSGLGREGIRYAMEDMTEQRLLVIRTPSA; encoded by the coding sequence ATGCTAAAAGACAAATACCCCTTCTACCTCGCTAACAAGCCCGAGTCGCCCAACGCCGACCTTGAGGTGACCGACAAGTTCACCGGTAAGGTTGCTACCCACGTGGCGATGGCGTCGGCGAGTGACATCGATCGGGGCATCGCCGCGGCGGTTGAGGCGACCGAGCCGATGCGCCTCATGCGGCCTTACGAGCGGCAGGCGGTGTTGTACCACTGCGTGGAGCGCTTCAAGCAGCGCGCCGACGAGATGGCGATGGCTCTTTGCATCGAAGCTGGCAAGCCGATCAAGGATTCGCGGGGCGAAGTGTCCCGTTTGATCGACACTTTTCGGATCGCGGCCGAGGAGTCGGTCCGCGTCGACGGCGAGATCCCGAACCTTGAGATATCGGCGCGGGCTAAGGGCTACCGCGGCTTTGTGCAACGCGTGCCGATCGGGCCGTGCTCGTTCATCTCGCCGTTCAACTTCCCGCTCAATCTGGCCGCCCACAAAGTGGCGCCGGCGCTGGCGGTGGGCTGTCCCTTCGTGCTCAAGCCGGCGAGCCGCACGCCGATTGGGGCGATCGTCATCGGCGAGATTCTTGCCGAGACCGACCTGCCACCCGGCGCGTTCAGCATCCTGCCTTGCCACCGCGATGGCGCCGACCTGTTCACGACCGACGACCGTCTCAAGCTGCTGTCGTTCACCGGCTCGCCCGACGTCGGTTGGGACCTCAAGGCCCGCGCCGGCAAGAAGCCCGTGATCCTCGAGCTCGGCGGCAACGCGGCCTGCATCGTTGACGAGGACGCGAACCTTGAAGACGCCGTCGCCCGCCTCGTGATCGGCGCGTTCTACCAATCGGGCCAGAGCTGCATCGGCGTGCAACGCATCCTCGCGCACGAGAAAATCTACGACACACTGAAAGATAAGCTCGTCGCCGCCACGAAGAAACTGATCGCCGGCGACCCGAAGGATGAAGACACGTTCATCGGCCCAATGATCAGCGAGGGTGAAGCCAAGCGGCTCGATGGCTGGATCCAGTCGGCCGTAAAGGCGGGCGGCAAGGTCCTCTGTGGCGGCAAGCGTGACGGCGCCATGCTTGAGGCGACGCTGCTCGAAGACGTGCCGGCCGATCAAGACCTCTGCACCGAAGAGGCGTTCGGCCCGGTCGCGATCCTCAGCAAGTTCAGCTCGTTCGATGACGCGCTTGCTCAAACCAACGACAGCAAGTTCGGCCTGCAAGCGGGCATCTTCACCCGCGACTGGTACAAGATCCAGCAGGCGTGGGACACGCTCGAGGTGGGCGGCGTCGTCATCGGCGATGTGCCGAGTTGGCGCGTCGATAACATGCCCTACGGCGGCGTCAAAGACTCCGGCCTCGGCCGCGAAGGCATCCGCTACGCGATGGAGGATATGACGGAGCAGCGGCTCTTGGTGATTCGCACGCCTTCGGCGTGA
- a CDS encoding acetolactate synthase large subunit, whose amino-acid sequence MKSSDLFVRALEAEGVEYIFGIPGEENLDLLDSLSRSTIRLILTRHEQAAGFMAATYGRLTGKPGVCLSTLGPGATNFVTAAAYAQLGAMPMLMITGQKPIKTSKQGHFQIIDTVDMMKPLTKFTKQIVAGDNIPSRVREAFRLAEEERPGAVHLELPEDIAKEPTKTPVMHASRVRRPAADEKSIRLAVDLIEKAKCPLLLVGAGANRRLCSKMLRRFVHQTGLPFFTTQMGKGVIDDSHELCLGTAALSSGDFVHRAIDAADLIINVGHDVVEKPPFFMTPGGVKVIHVNFTTAEVDPVYFPHVEVVGDIAHSVWRMGNDIRPQEHWEFKRFREVKAAQEKNQAQHTADDRFPVTPARLVAEVQAIMPPDGMLSLDNGMYKIWFARNFNAHEPNTLLLDNALASMGAGLPAAMAAEIVHPKRFVMAVCGDGGFLMNEQELETAVRLKLDLVVLILNDSGYGMIKWKQQADGMTNYGLDFTNPDFVKLAEAYGARGHRVESTAALRPLLEKCRDTPGVDVIDCPVDYSVNVPLLNEEIKKLAAAL is encoded by the coding sequence ATGAAATCCTCCGACCTGTTCGTCCGTGCCCTCGAAGCGGAGGGCGTCGAGTACATCTTCGGCATCCCCGGCGAAGAGAACCTCGACCTGCTCGACTCGCTGTCGCGATCGACGATCCGGCTGATCCTCACCCGCCACGAGCAGGCCGCCGGCTTCATGGCGGCGACCTACGGCCGGCTCACCGGCAAGCCCGGCGTCTGCCTCTCGACCCTCGGGCCGGGCGCCACGAACTTCGTCACCGCGGCGGCGTACGCCCAGCTCGGGGCGATGCCGATGCTGATGATCACCGGCCAGAAGCCGATCAAGACCAGCAAACAGGGGCATTTTCAGATCATCGACACCGTCGACATGATGAAGCCCCTGACGAAGTTCACCAAACAGATCGTCGCCGGCGACAACATCCCGTCACGGGTTCGCGAAGCCTTCCGCCTCGCCGAAGAAGAGCGGCCCGGCGCCGTGCATCTCGAATTGCCCGAGGACATCGCCAAGGAGCCGACCAAGACACCCGTCATGCACGCCAGCCGCGTGCGCCGCCCCGCGGCGGACGAGAAGTCGATCCGGTTGGCGGTCGATTTGATCGAGAAGGCCAAGTGTCCGTTGCTGCTGGTCGGCGCCGGCGCGAACCGACGCCTTTGCAGCAAGATGCTGCGGCGCTTCGTCCACCAGACGGGCCTCCCGTTCTTTACGACGCAGATGGGGAAGGGCGTCATCGACGATTCGCACGAGCTGTGCCTCGGCACCGCGGCGCTTTCGTCAGGCGACTTTGTCCACCGGGCGATCGATGCGGCCGACCTGATCATCAACGTTGGCCACGACGTTGTCGAAAAGCCGCCGTTCTTTATGACGCCCGGCGGCGTGAAGGTGATCCACGTCAACTTCACGACGGCCGAGGTCGATCCGGTCTACTTCCCGCACGTCGAGGTCGTTGGCGATATCGCGCACAGTGTCTGGCGGATGGGTAACGACATCCGCCCGCAAGAGCACTGGGAGTTCAAACGCTTCCGCGAAGTTAAGGCCGCTCAAGAGAAGAACCAAGCCCAGCACACGGCGGATGACCGCTTCCCTGTCACGCCGGCGCGGCTCGTCGCCGAAGTGCAGGCGATCATGCCCCCCGATGGGATGCTGTCTCTCGATAACGGCATGTACAAGATCTGGTTTGCGCGCAACTTCAACGCCCACGAGCCCAACACGCTGCTGCTGGACAACGCGCTGGCGAGCATGGGCGCCGGCCTCCCCGCGGCGATGGCGGCCGAGATCGTCCACCCGAAGCGCTTTGTGATGGCCGTCTGCGGTGATGGCGGGTTCTTGATGAACGAGCAAGAGCTCGAGACGGCCGTCCGCCTCAAGCTCGACCTCGTCGTGCTGATCCTCAACGACTCGGGTTACGGCATGATCAAATGGAAGCAACAGGCCGACGGCATGACCAACTACGGCCTCGACTTCACGAACCCCGACTTCGTCAAACTCGCCGAAGCCTACGGCGCCCGCGGTCACCGCGTCGAATCGACCGCAGCTCTGCGACCCCTCCTAGAGAAGTGCCGCGACACCCCGGGCGTGGACGTGATCGACTGCCCTGTCGATTACTCGGTGAACGTGCCGTTGTTGAACGAAGAGATCAAGAAACTGGCAGCGGCTTTGTAA
- a CDS encoding metallophosphoesterase family protein — MPRLIAIGDIHGCSAALRAILEAIELGDDDHVVTLGDYVDRGPDSRGVIDQLLELDASGRLTSLLGNHEEMMLGALRGSYPRTWWFQHGGVATLDSYGFVGDLSVIPQQHLDFIDRCLPYYETDDFIFTHANYVADEPMDRQPAEALRWQSLQEHTPKEHFSGKRVIVGHTAQKRGEVQDLGYLVCLDTYCHGGGWLTARDVETGQTWQVSADGALRV; from the coding sequence ATGCCCCGACTCATCGCGATCGGCGACATTCACGGCTGCAGCGCCGCGCTGCGGGCAATCCTGGAGGCGATCGAGTTGGGCGATGACGACCATGTCGTGACGCTTGGCGACTATGTCGATCGCGGGCCCGATTCACGGGGCGTGATCGATCAGCTGCTGGAGCTCGACGCGTCGGGGCGGCTCACTTCGCTCCTCGGCAATCATGAAGAGATGATGCTCGGCGCGCTACGCGGGTCGTACCCGCGGACCTGGTGGTTCCAGCACGGCGGCGTCGCCACGCTCGACTCCTACGGCTTTGTCGGTGACCTGTCGGTGATCCCCCAGCAGCACCTCGACTTCATCGACCGCTGCTTGCCGTACTACGAGACCGACGACTTCATCTTCACGCACGCCAACTACGTCGCCGACGAGCCGATGGACCGCCAACCGGCCGAGGCGCTGCGTTGGCAAAGCTTGCAGGAGCATACGCCGAAGGAGCACTTCTCGGGCAAGCGTGTCATCGTCGGACACACGGCACAGAAACGCGGCGAGGTTCAAGACCTCGGCTACTTGGTGTGCCTCGACACCTACTGCCACGGCGGCGGCTGGCTCACCGCTCGTGATGTTGAGACGGGACAGACTTGGCAGGTCTCAGCAGACGGAGCTCTGCGGGTATAG
- a CDS encoding ABC transporter permease — MAIADPSSSIRERRTSARRPMWVRVAAPALVAVLFLAAWETLIRWKEVQPYVAPAPSAVSATLVDQWGALGPAWLVTVRTMLLALMLAVAGGLLLAVLFAISPAIELSLFPYAVMLQVTPLVATAPLLTIWIEQTQVVLLVCAWIVAFFPILASTTVGLRSADPGLRDLFDLYGASRWQRLRLLLAPTALPYFLSGLRTAVNLSLVGTVVAEFATGATGKQSGLAAAVFEGQYRLDTPLMFAALALIALTGIIGYFATHLLSRWLLAGWHESTL; from the coding sequence GTGGCCATCGCCGACCCCTCATCATCGATCCGCGAACGCCGGACGTCGGCACGGCGCCCAATGTGGGTGCGGGTCGCGGCGCCAGCTCTGGTCGCTGTCTTATTCTTGGCGGCTTGGGAGACGCTAATTCGCTGGAAGGAAGTCCAGCCGTACGTCGCGCCGGCGCCCTCGGCGGTGTCGGCAACTCTCGTCGATCAGTGGGGCGCGCTCGGACCCGCTTGGTTAGTGACCGTACGTACGATGCTGCTGGCGTTAATGCTGGCCGTTGCGGGAGGTCTACTGCTGGCGGTGCTCTTCGCTATCTCCCCGGCGATTGAGCTAAGCCTTTTCCCCTACGCCGTGATGCTGCAAGTAACGCCATTGGTGGCGACGGCGCCGTTGCTGACGATCTGGATCGAGCAGACGCAAGTGGTGCTCCTGGTCTGCGCATGGATCGTCGCGTTCTTCCCCATCCTCGCAAGCACAACGGTCGGCCTCCGCAGCGCCGATCCCGGCTTGCGCGACCTCTTCGATCTCTATGGCGCCAGCCGCTGGCAGCGACTACGCCTGCTCTTGGCTCCGACCGCCCTCCCCTACTTCCTGTCCGGACTGCGGACGGCGGTCAACCTGAGCCTCGTCGGCACCGTCGTCGCCGAATTCGCCACGGGCGCGACTGGCAAGCAGTCGGGCCTTGCCGCCGCCGTCTTCGAGGGCCAGTACCGCCTCGACACGCCGCTGATGTTCGCCGCCCTGGCCCTGATCGCGCTGACGGGGATCATCGGCTACTTCGCGACGCACCTCCTGAGCCGCTGGCTGCTCGCCGGTTGGCACGAGTCAACGCTGTAG
- a CDS encoding ABC transporter substrate-binding protein, giving the protein MATPALLCPRVAVLRIALLLLLIACPQPASSAEKVTLALNWKAQPELGGFYQALAAGHYKDRGLDVTIRVGGPMINNRPLLPVGKADFLIGTNLIPAFDVVKQKIPTRFVAAFFQRDPQCLIAHADGPVKEWADLKKAPLMLGAPGRHSFFLWLESAHGFDRSLIRPYNHNLAPFLVNKGWAVQGYATAEPQRVREASGAEPRVFLLADNGWQSYSTVLETRQDLIDEKPELVQAFVDASIVGWYEYLYGDAATANELILAENADMTPSQIDYSIEMMRKWGLVDSGDTLEKGLGAIDGHRVASFVKTMTKAGLYKEGEIDPTDSYDDRFVNKGVGLDRRDELLLEAPTGP; this is encoded by the coding sequence ATGGCGACACCCGCCCTGCTCTGCCCCCGCGTCGCCGTGCTTCGAATCGCTTTACTACTTCTGCTGATCGCCTGCCCGCAACCTGCTAGCAGCGCGGAGAAAGTGACGCTTGCCCTTAACTGGAAGGCGCAGCCCGAACTGGGCGGCTTCTATCAAGCGCTCGCCGCAGGGCACTACAAGGACCGCGGTCTTGATGTGACGATCCGCGTCGGCGGGCCGATGATCAACAACCGCCCGCTGCTGCCCGTTGGTAAAGCGGACTTCCTGATCGGGACCAATCTGATCCCGGCCTTCGATGTGGTGAAGCAGAAGATCCCAACGCGTTTCGTCGCCGCATTCTTCCAGCGCGACCCGCAGTGCCTGATCGCCCACGCCGACGGGCCCGTCAAAGAATGGGCCGACCTGAAGAAGGCGCCACTGATGCTCGGCGCGCCGGGACGGCACAGCTTCTTCCTATGGCTCGAGTCGGCCCACGGGTTCGATCGGTCGCTCATCCGGCCGTACAACCACAACCTGGCGCCGTTTCTCGTGAACAAAGGCTGGGCGGTTCAGGGGTACGCCACCGCCGAGCCGCAACGTGTCCGCGAAGCCAGCGGCGCCGAGCCGCGCGTCTTCCTGCTCGCCGACAACGGCTGGCAGAGCTACTCGACCGTGCTCGAGACGCGTCAAGACTTGATCGATGAGAAGCCCGAACTGGTGCAGGCTTTCGTCGATGCGTCGATCGTCGGCTGGTACGAGTACCTCTACGGCGACGCCGCCACGGCCAACGAGTTGATCCTTGCCGAGAACGCCGACATGACACCCAGCCAGATCGATTACTCGATCGAGATGATGCGCAAGTGGGGCCTCGTCGACTCGGGCGACACGCTCGAAAAGGGCCTCGGCGCGATCGACGGCCACCGCGTCGCTTCGTTCGTCAAGACGATGACCAAGGCCGGCCTCTACAAGGAAGGCGAGATCGACCCGACAGATTCTTACGACGACCGATTCGTCAACAAGGGCGTCGGCCTCGACCGACGCGACGAACTCTTGCTTGAGGCTCCAACCGGGCCGTAG
- a CDS encoding efflux RND transporter periplasmic adaptor subunit, with protein sequence MTVASVVEQVVTDSDEYTGRTEASAIVEVRARVYGYLKSTEFRDGDYVEEGQTLFTIEPDEYQAIHAQSLSRIALTSANYELAKANLGRSEKLVPSGAISQEEYEESVAAMKSAEATVVAAKADADRTALDLKYTEIKAPISGRIDRALVSDGNLLTGGRTDGTLLTTIVAEAPMYVYFDVDERSLLGYMRRRSGNELEKTPGNLRDQEVPCYVQLADEKDFSHVGKLDFASAEVSTTTGTARLRGVFENEDRGLVSGLFVRIRVPVSKPYQALLIPERALATDQSVRFVYVVTEEQKTERRNVEIGGQRGDWRIVKSGLTAGDRVIVKGLQRVRPGQLVEAETEPAAEMEPAAEAASGTPSDS encoded by the coding sequence GTGACCGTCGCCAGCGTCGTCGAACAGGTGGTCACCGACTCCGACGAGTACACCGGTCGGACGGAAGCCTCCGCGATTGTGGAGGTCCGGGCCCGTGTATACGGTTACTTGAAGTCAACCGAGTTTCGGGACGGCGACTACGTCGAAGAAGGGCAGACTCTCTTCACGATCGAACCGGACGAGTACCAAGCCATTCATGCCCAATCTTTGTCGCGCATCGCGTTGACGTCGGCCAACTATGAGCTGGCGAAAGCGAACCTCGGTCGGAGCGAGAAATTGGTCCCTTCCGGGGCCATTTCGCAGGAGGAGTACGAAGAATCCGTGGCCGCGATGAAGTCGGCCGAGGCGACCGTCGTCGCGGCCAAGGCAGACGCCGATCGAACCGCTCTGGATCTGAAGTATACGGAGATCAAAGCGCCGATTAGCGGCCGCATCGATCGCGCACTTGTCTCCGACGGCAATCTGCTCACCGGCGGACGGACCGATGGAACGCTGCTGACGACGATCGTCGCTGAGGCGCCGATGTACGTGTACTTCGACGTCGATGAGCGTTCGCTGCTCGGGTACATGCGGCGACGGAGCGGGAATGAATTGGAAAAGACCCCCGGCAATTTACGAGACCAAGAGGTTCCGTGTTACGTGCAGTTGGCGGATGAAAAGGATTTTTCGCACGTCGGCAAGCTCGACTTCGCTTCGGCCGAGGTTAGCACCACTACGGGCACCGCCCGTCTCAGAGGCGTGTTCGAGAACGAAGATCGTGGTCTGGTAAGCGGACTCTTCGTACGAATCCGTGTCCCGGTCAGCAAACCGTACCAAGCGTTGCTGATTCCGGAGCGAGCCCTAGCCACCGACCAAAGCGTCCGGTTCGTCTATGTCGTCACGGAGGAGCAGAAGACGGAGCGGCGCAACGTCGAGATCGGCGGACAGCGCGGCGATTGGCGGATTGTGAAGTCGGGGTTGACGGCCGGTGATCGGGTGATCGTCAAGGGACTCCAGCGTGTCCGCCCGGGGCAGCTGGTGGAGGCCGAAACGGAGCCCGCTGCCGAGATGGAGCCCGCTGCCGAAGCCGCTTCTGGGACTCCGTCCGATTCGTAG
- a CDS encoding efflux RND transporter permease subunit yields the protein MASFFINRPIFAAVISVIVTLAGALAVRTLPVAQYPEITPPTVQVSCTYPGASSKVVADTVAAPIEQQVIGVENMLYMSSQSTNDGGYNLTVTFEVGADLDMAQVLVQNRVNLAFPSLPSEVKQTGVSVKKKSPSILLVVNLVSPKGTYDQLYLSNYATINLRDELAQIKGVGDVSYLGQLDYSMRVWIDPDRMAARNLSASDVVAALREQNVQVAAGSLGRPPVPTGRAFQYTLSTLGRLTSPQQFGEIVVKTGDNGEITRLRDLVTDERSDEDGARFGGIQLGAKTEDTTCSLDGRPSIGLGIFQQPGSNALATAEAIRTRMEELKLEFPPDVDYAIVYDTTPFIDESIHEVFKALRDAIVLVAIVVLVFLQSWRATLIPLIAVPVAIIGTFAVMSGMGFSLNNLSLFGLVLAIGIVVDDAIVVVEAVEHHLDHGMSPKAAAEKAMSEVTGPIIAISLVLMCVFIPCAFITGITGQFFRQFALTIAVSTFFSAVNSLTLSPALCALLLKPKEQQRDLLSRLMQFGLGWFFRLFNRGFTQGSDLYASIVRGLLRVSALVLLVYVGLLALTYFSFTRVPIGFIPSQDKGYLLVDVRLPDSSSLERTKAVMEQIEKIALGSDDDALGDSGDGHGDGVPGIAHTITIAGQSIVQNAIGSNYGTVYVVLDEFHHRHGDDLGADAIASKLRAACYRDVQEASVSVFGAPPVDGLGSAGGFKLMVRDLTGLGLDALQEAADDLAAEGNEQPGIIGMFSAFRAQTPQMYVDVDRARCKSMGVPLDEVFLTLQLYLGGYYTNDFNQFGRTWQVNLQGDPQFRLTPEQVTRLKVRNSAGEMVPLGSVAQVNEIGGPALVLRYNGKTAASVNGGSLPGVSSGTVISTVDQLGKRVLPQGMDFQWTELTLLQILAGNTAIIVFGVAVVLVFLVLAAQYESLTLPLAVILVVPMCLLSSVIGVWLAGMDINIFVQIGFVVLVGLASKNAILIVEFAKEKSAQGASPEEATVEACRLRLRPIIMTSLAFILGVLPLALAVGAGAEMRSTLGIAVFSGMLGVTLFGIFLTPVFYYVIVRLTRGSTPLTANDSVSSS from the coding sequence ATGGCCAGTTTCTTCATCAACCGCCCGATCTTTGCGGCGGTGATCTCGGTCATCGTCACGCTGGCGGGAGCGCTCGCCGTGAGGACGCTGCCGGTAGCGCAGTACCCCGAGATAACGCCGCCGACCGTGCAGGTTAGCTGCACCTATCCCGGGGCGAGCTCCAAGGTCGTAGCCGACACCGTCGCCGCGCCGATCGAGCAGCAGGTGATCGGTGTCGAGAACATGCTGTACATGTCGTCGCAGAGCACCAACGACGGCGGCTACAACTTGACGGTGACGTTCGAGGTAGGCGCCGACTTAGACATGGCGCAAGTGCTCGTCCAGAATCGAGTCAATCTAGCGTTCCCATCCCTCCCGAGTGAAGTTAAGCAAACGGGCGTCAGCGTAAAGAAGAAGTCGCCGAGCATTCTCTTGGTCGTCAACCTCGTGTCTCCCAAGGGGACGTACGACCAGCTCTATCTGAGCAATTACGCAACGATCAATCTGCGCGACGAACTGGCCCAGATCAAAGGCGTCGGCGACGTTTCTTATCTCGGGCAGCTCGACTACAGCATGCGAGTTTGGATCGACCCCGATCGGATGGCGGCGCGCAACTTGTCGGCTAGCGATGTCGTGGCGGCGCTGCGCGAGCAGAACGTCCAAGTCGCCGCCGGATCGCTCGGACGTCCTCCCGTGCCAACGGGGCGGGCGTTTCAGTACACCCTCAGCACACTCGGACGACTGACCTCGCCCCAGCAGTTCGGCGAGATCGTCGTAAAGACTGGGGACAACGGCGAGATCACGCGCCTGCGCGACCTGGTGACGGACGAGCGCAGCGACGAAGACGGCGCCCGATTTGGCGGCATCCAGCTGGGCGCGAAGACCGAGGACACGACGTGTAGTCTCGACGGGCGACCGTCGATCGGCCTGGGCATCTTCCAGCAGCCGGGATCGAACGCGCTCGCGACCGCGGAGGCGATCCGGACACGGATGGAGGAACTCAAGCTCGAGTTTCCGCCCGACGTGGACTACGCCATCGTCTACGACACGACCCCCTTCATCGACGAATCAATCCACGAGGTCTTCAAGGCGTTGCGGGACGCCATCGTCCTCGTCGCGATTGTGGTGCTCGTGTTCTTGCAGTCGTGGCGGGCCACGTTGATCCCGCTGATCGCTGTGCCCGTGGCGATCATCGGCACGTTCGCCGTGATGTCAGGCATGGGCTTCAGCCTCAACAATCTCTCGCTCTTCGGCCTCGTGCTTGCGATTGGCATTGTCGTGGACGACGCGATCGTCGTGGTTGAGGCGGTTGAACATCATCTCGACCACGGGATGTCTCCCAAGGCCGCCGCTGAGAAGGCGATGAGCGAAGTTACCGGGCCCATCATCGCGATCTCTCTCGTGCTGATGTGCGTGTTCATCCCCTGCGCTTTTATCACGGGGATCACGGGCCAGTTCTTCCGGCAATTCGCGCTGACGATCGCCGTCTCCACCTTTTTCTCCGCGGTCAACTCACTGACCCTCAGTCCCGCGCTGTGCGCGCTGCTGCTGAAGCCGAAGGAGCAGCAGAGAGACCTACTTTCGCGATTGATGCAGTTCGGCCTGGGTTGGTTCTTCCGGCTCTTTAACCGCGGGTTCACCCAGGGCTCCGATCTGTACGCGTCGATCGTTCGCGGCCTGTTGCGGGTCAGCGCGCTCGTATTGTTGGTCTATGTCGGATTGCTAGCGCTCACCTACTTCAGTTTTACACGGGTCCCCATCGGCTTCATTCCCTCGCAAGATAAAGGCTACCTGCTGGTCGATGTGCGGTTGCCAGACTCGTCGTCGCTGGAGCGCACCAAGGCAGTGATGGAGCAGATCGAGAAGATCGCTCTGGGAAGCGACGATGACGCTCTTGGGGACTCCGGAGACGGTCACGGAGATGGCGTCCCGGGCATTGCGCACACGATCACCATCGCCGGTCAGTCGATCGTGCAAAACGCGATCGGGTCCAACTACGGAACCGTGTACGTGGTGCTCGACGAGTTCCACCATCGCCACGGCGATGACTTGGGCGCCGACGCAATCGCTTCGAAGCTGCGGGCCGCCTGCTATCGCGACGTGCAAGAAGCGTCGGTCTCGGTTTTTGGAGCGCCGCCCGTCGACGGTCTCGGCAGCGCGGGTGGCTTTAAGCTGATGGTCCGCGATCTCACCGGGCTTGGACTCGACGCCCTCCAGGAGGCGGCGGACGATCTCGCCGCCGAAGGCAATGAGCAACCTGGGATCATCGGGATGTTCAGCGCGTTCCGGGCGCAAACGCCGCAGATGTACGTCGATGTCGACCGCGCTCGCTGCAAATCGATGGGCGTCCCCCTCGACGAGGTCTTCCTCACGTTGCAGCTCTACCTGGGGGGATACTACACCAACGACTTCAACCAGTTCGGGCGCACGTGGCAGGTCAATCTTCAGGGCGATCCGCAGTTCCGGCTGACGCCCGAGCAGGTGACGAGGCTGAAGGTTCGCAACTCGGCTGGCGAGATGGTTCCGCTGGGCAGCGTGGCGCAGGTAAACGAAATCGGTGGCCCAGCCCTCGTGCTCCGCTACAACGGCAAAACGGCGGCGTCGGTCAACGGTGGATCGCTGCCCGGCGTGAGCTCGGGCACGGTGATCAGTACGGTCGATCAACTGGGCAAGAGGGTTCTGCCGCAGGGCATGGATTTTCAATGGACCGAATTGACGTTGTTACAGATCCTGGCGGGGAATACGGCGATCATTGTGTTCGGGGTTGCGGTTGTATTGGTGTTCCTCGTGCTGGCGGCCCAGTACGAAAGCCTGACCTTGCCGCTCGCCGTCATCCTCGTCGTTCCGATGTGCCTGCTCAGCTCGGTGATCGGCGTCTGGCTGGCAGGGATGGACATCAACATTTTCGTGCAGATCGGCTTCGTTGTGCTCGTGGGCCTTGCGAGCAAGAACGCCATTCTGATCGTTGAATTCGCCAAGGAGAAATCGGCTCAAGGGGCGTCGCCGGAAGAGGCCACGGTCGAGGCGTGCCGTCTACGGCTGCGGCCCATCATCATGACGTCGCTCGCCTTTATTCTCGGCGTCTTGCCGCTCGCGCTGGCCGTGGGCGCCGGTGCGGAGATGCGGAGCACGCTTGGCATCGCGGTTTTCTCCGGAATGCTGGGCGTGACGCTGTTCGGCATCTTCCTGACGCCGGTGTTCTATTACGTGATTGTGCGGCTGACTCGCGGCTCGACGCCCCTCACCGCAAATGACAGCGTCAGCTCCAGCTAG